One window of the Enterobacter huaxiensis genome contains the following:
- the argH gene encoding argininosuccinate lyase has protein sequence MALWGGRFTQAADQRFKQFNDSLRFDYRLAEQDIVGSVAWSKALVTVGVLTADEQLQLEEALNNLLEEVRLNPQQILESDAEDIHSWVEGKLIDKVGQLGKKLHTGRSRNDQVATDLKLWCKDTVGELLAANRQLQSALVDTAQHNQDAVMPGYTHLQRAQPVTFAHWCLAYVEMLARDESRLQDTLKRLDVSPLGSGALAGTAYEIDREQLAGWLGFASATRNSLDSVSDRDHVLELLSNASIGMVHLSRFAEDLIFFNSGEAGFVELSDRVTSGSSLMPQKKNPDALELIRGKCGRVQGALTGMMMTLKGLPLAYNKDMQEDKEGLFDALDTWLDCLHMGALVLDGIQVKRPRCQEAAQQGYANSTELADYLVAKGVPFREAHHIVGEAVVEAIRQGKPLEDLTLADLQKFSAVIGDDVYPILALQSCLDKRAAKGGVSPKQVAQAIADAKNRLV, from the coding sequence ATGGCACTTTGGGGTGGGCGTTTTACACAGGCAGCGGATCAGCGGTTCAAACAGTTCAACGACTCTTTGCGCTTCGACTACCGCCTGGCCGAACAGGATATTGTCGGCTCTGTGGCCTGGTCCAAAGCGCTGGTGACGGTGGGTGTTCTGACCGCAGACGAACAATTGCAGCTGGAAGAAGCGCTGAACAATCTGCTGGAAGAGGTGCGTCTTAATCCGCAGCAGATCCTCGAAAGCGATGCTGAAGATATTCACAGCTGGGTGGAAGGCAAGCTTATCGACAAGGTCGGCCAGCTGGGTAAAAAGCTCCACACCGGACGTAGTCGTAACGACCAGGTCGCCACCGATCTCAAGCTGTGGTGTAAAGATACCGTCGGCGAACTGCTGGCGGCCAACCGCCAGCTGCAGAGCGCGCTGGTGGATACCGCGCAGCACAACCAGGACGCGGTGATGCCGGGTTATACCCACCTGCAGCGCGCGCAGCCGGTGACCTTTGCGCACTGGTGTCTGGCCTACGTTGAGATGCTGGCGCGTGATGAAAGTCGTCTTCAGGATACGCTCAAGCGTCTGGACGTCAGCCCGCTGGGCAGCGGCGCGCTGGCCGGTACGGCGTATGAAATCGACCGTGAACAGCTGGCAGGCTGGCTGGGCTTTGCCTCCGCCACCCGTAACAGCCTGGACAGCGTCTCTGACCGCGACCACGTGCTGGAGCTGCTCTCGAATGCCTCTATCGGCATGGTGCACCTGTCGCGCTTTGCCGAAGATCTGATCTTCTTCAACTCTGGCGAAGCGGGCTTCGTCGAGCTGTCCGACCGCGTAACCTCAGGCTCATCACTGATGCCGCAGAAGAAAAACCCGGACGCGCTGGAGCTGATCCGCGGGAAGTGTGGCCGCGTGCAGGGCGCGCTGACCGGCATGATGATGACCCTGAAAGGGCTGCCGCTGGCGTACAACAAAGATATGCAGGAAGACAAGGAAGGGCTGTTCGACGCGCTCGACACCTGGCTGGACTGTCTGCATATGGGCGCGCTGGTGCTGGACGGCATTCAGGTGAAACGTCCGCGCTGCCAGGAAGCGGCGCAGCAGGGCTATGCTAACTCCACCGAGCTGGCGGACTACCTGGTGGCGAAAGGCGTACCGTTCCGCGAGGCGCACCATATTGTCGGCGAAGCGGTGGTCGAGGCGATTCGTCAGGGCAAGCCGCTCGAAGATCTGACGCTGGCCGACCTGCAGAAATTCAGCGCGGTGATTGGGGACGATGTGTATCCGATTCTGGCGCTGCAGTCCTGCCTGGATAAGCGTGCTGCGAAAGGCGGCGTGTCGCCGAAGCAGGTGGCGCAGGCGATTGCGGATGCGAAAAACCGGTTGGTTTGA
- the ppc gene encoding phosphoenolpyruvate carboxylase, whose translation MNEQYSALRSNVSMLGKVLGDTIKDALGENILDRVETIRKLSKSSRAGNEANRQELLTTLQNLSNDELLPVARAFSQFLNLANTAEQYHSISPKGEAASNPEVIAKTLRKLKDQPDLNEATIKKAVESLSLELVLTAHPTEITRRTLIHKMVEVNNCLKQLDNKDIADYERNQLMRRLRQLIAQSWHTDEIRKHRPSPVDEAKWGFAVVENSLWEGVPNYLRELNEQLEENLGYRLPVDFVPVRFTSWMGGDRDGNPNVTAEITRHVLLLSRWKATDLFLKDIQVLISELSMVEATPELRELAGEEGASEPYRFLMKKLRGQLMATQAWLEARLKGQRLPKPEGLLSQNEQLWDPLYACYQSLQACGMGIIANGELLDTLRRVKCFGVPLVRIDVRQESTRHTEALGELTRYLGIGDYESWSEADKQAFLIRELNSKRPLLPRSWEPSNDTREVLNTCKAIVDAPKGSVAAYVISMAKTPSDVLGVHLLLKEAGIDYALPVAPLFETLDDLNNANDVMTQLLNIDWYRGFIQGKQMVMIGYSDSAKDAGVMAASWAQYQAQDALIKTCEKAGIELTLFHGRGGSIGRGGAPAHAALLSQPPGSLKGGLRVTEQGEMIRFKYGLPEVTISSLSLYTSAILEANLLPPPEPKESWCRIMDELSDISCDLYRGYVRENKDFVPYFRSATPEQELGKLPLGSRPAKRRPTGGVESLRAIPWIFAWTQNRLMLPAWLGAGAALQKVVEDGKQSDLEAMCRDWPFFSTRLGMLEMVFSKADLWLAEYYDQRLVKPELWTLGKELRELLEGDIKVVLDIANDSHLMEDLPWIAESIQLRNIYTDPLNVLQAELLHRSRLAEEEGKEPDPRVEQALMVTIAGVAAGMRNTG comes from the coding sequence ATGAACGAACAATATTCCGCGTTGCGTAGTAATGTCAGTATGCTCGGCAAAGTGCTTGGAGATACCATCAAAGATGCGCTGGGGGAGAACATCCTCGACCGCGTTGAAACCATCCGCAAGCTGTCCAAATCTTCCCGTGCAGGTAACGAGGCCAATCGTCAGGAGCTGCTCACCACGCTGCAGAACCTGTCTAATGATGAGCTCTTGCCTGTTGCCCGCGCGTTCAGCCAGTTCCTGAACCTCGCGAATACCGCTGAGCAATACCACAGCATTTCGCCAAAAGGTGAAGCTGCCAGCAACCCGGAAGTCATTGCCAAAACCCTTCGTAAACTCAAAGATCAGCCAGACCTCAACGAAGCCACCATTAAAAAAGCGGTGGAATCCCTTTCGCTTGAGCTGGTGCTGACCGCACACCCAACCGAAATCACCCGTCGTACACTCATCCACAAAATGGTGGAAGTGAACAACTGTCTGAAGCAGTTGGATAATAAAGACATTGCCGACTACGAGCGTAACCAGCTGATGCGCCGCCTGCGCCAGCTGATTGCCCAGTCCTGGCACACCGATGAAATCCGTAAGCATCGCCCTAGCCCGGTTGATGAAGCCAAATGGGGCTTTGCGGTGGTGGAAAACAGCCTGTGGGAAGGGGTTCCGAACTACCTTCGCGAGCTGAACGAACAGCTGGAAGAGAACCTGGGCTACCGCCTGCCGGTCGATTTTGTTCCAGTACGCTTCACCTCCTGGATGGGCGGCGACCGCGACGGCAACCCGAACGTGACCGCGGAAATTACCCGCCACGTCCTGCTGCTGAGCCGCTGGAAAGCCACCGATCTGTTCCTGAAGGACATTCAGGTGCTGATCTCCGAGCTGTCGATGGTTGAAGCCACGCCGGAACTGCGCGAGCTGGCCGGTGAAGAAGGCGCCAGCGAGCCGTACCGTTTCCTGATGAAAAAACTGCGTGGTCAGCTGATGGCCACTCAGGCCTGGCTGGAAGCGCGCCTGAAAGGCCAGCGCCTGCCGAAGCCGGAAGGCCTGCTGAGCCAGAACGAACAGCTCTGGGATCCGCTCTATGCCTGTTATCAATCGCTGCAGGCCTGCGGAATGGGCATCATCGCCAACGGCGAGCTGCTCGACACCCTGCGCCGCGTGAAGTGTTTTGGCGTGCCGCTGGTGCGTATCGACGTGCGTCAGGAGAGCACCCGCCATACCGAAGCGCTGGGCGAGCTGACCCGCTATCTCGGCATCGGCGACTATGAAAGCTGGTCCGAAGCCGACAAGCAGGCGTTCCTGATCCGCGAGCTGAACTCCAAGCGCCCTCTGCTGCCGCGCAGCTGGGAGCCAAGCAACGACACACGCGAAGTGCTCAACACCTGTAAAGCGATCGTGGATGCGCCGAAAGGATCGGTGGCTGCCTATGTGATCTCCATGGCGAAAACCCCGTCCGACGTGCTGGGCGTTCACCTTCTGCTGAAAGAAGCCGGTATCGACTATGCCCTGCCGGTGGCGCCGCTGTTTGAAACCCTCGACGACCTGAACAACGCCAACGATGTCATGACGCAGCTGCTGAACATCGACTGGTATCGCGGCTTCATCCAGGGCAAACAGATGGTGATGATTGGCTATTCCGACTCCGCAAAAGACGCGGGCGTGATGGCGGCCTCCTGGGCGCAGTACCAGGCGCAGGACGCGCTGATCAAAACCTGCGAGAAAGCCGGTATTGAGCTGACGCTGTTCCATGGACGCGGTGGCTCAATTGGCCGAGGCGGCGCGCCTGCTCACGCAGCGCTGCTGTCACAGCCGCCGGGAAGCCTGAAAGGCGGCCTGCGCGTCACCGAGCAGGGCGAGATGATCCGCTTCAAGTACGGCCTGCCGGAAGTGACCATCAGCAGCCTGTCGCTCTATACCAGCGCGATACTGGAAGCAAACCTGCTGCCGCCGCCGGAGCCGAAAGAGTCCTGGTGCCGCATCATGGACGAGCTGTCAGATATCTCCTGCGATCTGTACCGCGGCTACGTGCGTGAAAACAAAGATTTCGTGCCTTACTTCCGTTCAGCCACGCCTGAGCAGGAGCTGGGTAAACTGCCCCTGGGCTCGCGTCCGGCCAAGCGTCGCCCAACCGGCGGCGTTGAGTCTCTGCGCGCGATTCCGTGGATCTTCGCCTGGACGCAAAACCGCCTGATGCTGCCCGCCTGGCTGGGCGCCGGCGCGGCGCTGCAAAAAGTGGTGGAAGACGGCAAGCAGAGCGATCTGGAAGCCATGTGCCGCGACTGGCCGTTCTTCTCTACCCGTCTGGGCATGCTGGAGATGGTCTTCTCGAAAGCCGACCTGTGGCTGGCGGAATATTACGATCAGCGTCTGGTGAAACCCGAGCTGTGGACGCTGGGCAAAGAGCTGCGCGAACTGCTGGAAGGCGACATCAAAGTGGTCCTGGATATCGCCAACGACTCGCATCTGATGGAAGATCTGCCGTGGATTGCCGAGTCTATCCAGCTGCGTAACATCTACACCGATCCGCTGAACGTTCTGCAGGCGGAGCTGTTGCACCGTTCGCGTCTGGCGGAAGAGGAAGGTAAAGAGCCGGATCCACGCGTTGAACAGGCGCTGATGGTGACGATTGCAGGCGTTGCGGCAGGTATGCGTAACACCGGCTAA
- a CDS encoding PTS fructose-like transporter subunit IIB gives MTVLTGRHLVAVTACVSGVAHTYMAAERLEKLCQQEKWTVHIETQGALGVENALTDNDIRRADVVLLITDIELAESERFEKARYVKCGINAFLRDPQKVMGAVRKLLSAPQHTQVILD, from the coding sequence ATGACAGTGCTAACGGGACGCCATCTGGTGGCGGTAACTGCGTGTGTTAGCGGCGTAGCGCATACCTACATGGCTGCCGAACGGCTGGAAAAACTTTGCCAGCAAGAGAAGTGGACCGTTCACATCGAGACCCAGGGCGCATTAGGCGTTGAAAATGCACTAACGGATAATGATATACGCCGCGCTGATGTTGTTTTATTGATCACAGACATCGAGCTGGCGGAAAGTGAGCGTTTCGAAAAGGCCCGCTATGTGAAGTGCGGGATTAATGCCTTTTTGCGCGATCCACAGAAGGTTATGGGCGCAGTACGAAAACTGCTTTCCGCGCCACAACATACTCAGGTCATTCTGGATTAG
- a CDS encoding helix-turn-helix transcriptional regulator yields the protein MQYDITHILTDLIAGTLPLRQVHFANANPPAPELALKVDFPRLEIVIEGSMKDQAAFLLQQGDVLYVPAGGWNNPQWQAPATTLSILFGKQQLGFSLLQWDGVDVHNLTKQHVARRGPRIGSLLLQTLHEMQMQPHEQQTARLIIASLLSHCVDLLGSQIQTASRSQALFEAIRVYIDEHYAASLTRESVAQAFYISPNYLSHLFQKTGAVGFNEYLTHTRLEHARQLLKGYDLKVKEVAHACGFVDSNYFCRLFRKNTERSPSEYRRQYHSQLTEKAANPE from the coding sequence ATGCAATACGACATCACACACATCCTGACTGACCTGATCGCTGGCACGTTGCCGCTGCGACAGGTGCATTTCGCAAACGCTAACCCCCCTGCCCCCGAACTTGCTCTGAAGGTCGATTTTCCACGCCTGGAAATCGTGATCGAAGGTTCAATGAAAGACCAGGCTGCCTTCCTTTTACAGCAGGGTGATGTTTTATACGTCCCGGCTGGCGGCTGGAATAATCCACAATGGCAAGCACCCGCAACAACGCTGAGCATCCTGTTTGGCAAACAGCAGCTTGGGTTTAGCCTCCTGCAGTGGGATGGTGTAGACGTTCATAACCTGACGAAGCAGCACGTCGCCCGCCGCGGTCCGCGCATTGGATCGCTACTCTTACAGACGCTCCATGAAATGCAGATGCAGCCGCACGAGCAGCAAACCGCGCGGCTGATTATCGCCAGCCTGCTTAGCCACTGCGTCGACCTGCTGGGTAGCCAGATCCAAACCGCCTCCCGCAGTCAGGCTCTGTTCGAAGCCATCAGGGTGTACATTGATGAACACTACGCAGCATCGCTAACCCGGGAATCCGTTGCTCAGGCGTTTTACATCTCACCCAACTATCTGTCGCACCTTTTTCAGAAAACTGGCGCAGTGGGGTTTAACGAATACCTCACCCATACCAGGCTGGAGCATGCGCGTCAGCTGCTGAAGGGATATGATTTAAAGGTGAAAGAGGTGGCTCACGCCTGCGGATTTGTCGACAGTAATTACTTCTGTCGATTATTTCGTAAAAACACCGAGCGCTCGCCTTCGGAGTATCGCCGCCAGTATCACAGCCAGCTCACCGAAAAAGCGGCTAATCCAGAATGA
- the oxyR gene encoding DNA-binding transcriptional regulator OxyR codes for MNIRDLEYLVALAEHRHFRRAADSCHVSQPTLSGQIRKLEDELGVMLLERTSRKVLFTQAGLLLVDQARTVLREVKVLKEMASQQGEAMSGPLHIGLIPTVGPYLLPQIIPMLHQTFPKLEMYLHEAQTHQLLAQLDSGKLDCAILALVKESEAFIEVPLFDEPMMLAIYEDHPWANRDRVPMADLAGEKLLMLEDGHCLRDQAMGFCFEAGADEDTHFRATSLETLRNMVAAGSGITLLPALAVPRERKRDGVVYLPCIKPEPRRTIGLVYRPGSPLRSRYEQLAEAIRGSMDGHFDNALKQAV; via the coding sequence ATGAATATTCGTGATCTTGAATACCTGGTAGCGTTAGCCGAGCACCGCCACTTTCGCCGCGCGGCAGATTCCTGCCACGTCAGCCAGCCGACGCTGAGCGGCCAGATCCGCAAGCTGGAAGATGAGCTGGGCGTGATGCTGCTGGAGCGCACCAGTCGTAAGGTACTGTTCACCCAGGCAGGTTTGCTGCTGGTGGATCAGGCGCGCACCGTGCTGCGCGAGGTCAAAGTGCTGAAGGAAATGGCAAGCCAGCAGGGGGAGGCGATGTCCGGCCCGCTGCATATCGGCCTGATCCCTACCGTTGGCCCGTACCTGTTGCCGCAAATCATTCCGATGCTGCACCAGACGTTCCCGAAACTTGAAATGTACCTGCATGAAGCGCAAACCCATCAGCTGCTTGCGCAGTTAGATAGCGGCAAGCTCGACTGTGCGATTCTGGCGCTGGTTAAAGAAAGTGAGGCCTTTATCGAGGTGCCGCTGTTCGATGAGCCGATGATGCTGGCGATCTATGAAGATCACCCGTGGGCGAACCGCGATCGCGTACCGATGGCCGATCTGGCCGGCGAAAAGCTGCTGATGCTGGAAGATGGCCACTGCCTGCGCGATCAGGCGATGGGCTTCTGCTTTGAAGCGGGTGCTGACGAAGATACCCATTTCCGCGCAACCAGCCTGGAAACGCTGCGTAATATGGTCGCGGCGGGAAGCGGTATTACGCTGCTGCCTGCGCTGGCCGTGCCGCGCGAGCGCAAGCGTGATGGCGTGGTCTATCTGCCGTGCATTAAGCCGGAGCCGCGTCGCACCATTGGCCTCGTTTATCGTCCGGGTTCACCGCTGCGCAGCCGCTATGAGCAGCTGGCAGAGGCCATCCGTGGTTCGATGGATGGCCATTTTGACAACGCGTTAAAACAGGCGGTTTAA
- the argE gene encoding acetylornithine deacetylase has product MKMNLPPFIEIYRALIATPSISATEEALDQSNESLINLLAGWFSDLGFNVEVQPVPGTRHKFNLLASTGNGAGGLLLAGHTDTVPFDDGRWTRDPFTLTEHDNKLYGLGTADMKGFFAFILDALRDVDVTTLKKPLYILATADEETSMAGARYFSENTSIRPDCAIIGEPTSLQPIRAHKGHISTAVRVLGQSGHSSDPARGVNAIELMHDAIGRIMTLRDDLKERYHYEAFTVPYPTLNLGSLHGGDASNRICACCELHMDIRPLPGMTLSDLDGLLNEALAPVSERWPGRLTVSELHPPIPGYECPPDHQLVQVVEKLLGEKTDVVNYCTEAPFIQTLCPTLVLGPGSINQAHQPDEYLETRFIKPTRELITQVVHHFCWH; this is encoded by the coding sequence ATGAAAATGAACTTACCGCCATTTATCGAGATCTACCGCGCCCTGATTGCCACTCCGTCCATCAGCGCAACGGAAGAAGCGCTGGATCAGAGCAATGAGTCTTTAATCAATCTGCTGGCGGGTTGGTTTAGCGATCTTGGGTTTAACGTTGAGGTTCAGCCCGTCCCCGGAACACGCCACAAATTCAACCTGCTCGCCAGTACCGGAAACGGCGCGGGCGGCCTGCTGCTGGCCGGTCATACGGATACCGTTCCCTTTGACGATGGCCGCTGGACGCGTGACCCGTTCACCCTGACCGAGCACGACAACAAGCTTTACGGCCTGGGCACGGCGGATATGAAAGGCTTCTTCGCCTTTATCCTCGACGCGCTGCGTGACGTAGACGTGACAACGCTGAAGAAGCCGCTCTACATTCTGGCAACCGCCGATGAAGAGACCAGCATGGCGGGCGCGCGCTACTTCTCTGAAAACACGTCGATTCGCCCGGACTGCGCGATTATCGGTGAGCCAACCTCTCTGCAGCCGATTCGCGCGCATAAAGGCCACATTTCTACCGCCGTGCGCGTGCTGGGCCAGTCCGGCCACTCCAGCGATCCGGCGCGCGGGGTGAACGCCATCGAGCTGATGCATGACGCCATCGGCCGCATCATGACCCTGCGCGACGACCTGAAGGAGCGCTATCACTACGAGGCGTTTACCGTGCCGTATCCAACGCTGAACCTCGGCAGCCTGCACGGCGGGGATGCCTCCAACCGCATCTGCGCCTGCTGCGAACTGCACATGGACATCCGCCCGCTGCCGGGCATGACGCTGAGCGATCTCGACGGCCTGCTGAATGAAGCGCTGGCCCCGGTTAGCGAGCGCTGGCCGGGCCGCCTGACGGTCTCCGAGCTGCATCCGCCGATCCCGGGTTATGAATGCCCGCCGGATCACCAGCTGGTCCAGGTAGTGGAAAAACTGCTCGGTGAGAAAACCGACGTAGTGAATTACTGTACCGAAGCGCCGTTTATTCAGACCCTGTGCCCGACGCTGGTGCTTGGTCCCGGATCTATCAACCAGGCGCACCAGCCGGATGAATATCTGGAAACCCGCTTCATCAAGCCAACCCGCGAACTGATTACCCAGGTTGTGCATCACTTCTGCTGGCATTAA
- a CDS encoding [formate-C-acetyltransferase]-activating enzyme: MTLSAAQRISCDVVETRADEARIFNIQRYSLNDGRGIRTVIFFKGCPHRCPWCANPESISPKIETVRRESKCLHCTPCLRDADECPSGAFEHIGRDVTLDELEHEVMKDDVFFRSSGGGVTLSGGEVLMQAPFATQLLRKLRHYGVHTAIETAGDAPLSRLLPLARQCDEVLFDVKIIDEEQARSLLAMNLPRVLNNFMQLVAKGINVIPRVPLIPGYTLSETNMARVLAFLLPSGIRQLHLLPFHQYGEPKYRLLGQEWGMQQVVPPTEEEISAMRLMAEREGFNVTVGG; encoded by the coding sequence ATGACATTATCCGCCGCACAGCGCATCAGCTGTGACGTGGTTGAAACGCGCGCCGACGAGGCGCGTATTTTCAACATCCAGCGCTACTCGTTGAATGACGGACGCGGCATCCGTACGGTGATCTTTTTTAAAGGCTGTCCTCACCGCTGTCCGTGGTGCGCTAACCCGGAGTCGATCTCGCCGAAAATCGAGACGGTGCGCCGGGAGAGCAAATGCTTACACTGTACGCCCTGTCTGCGGGACGCCGATGAGTGCCCCTCCGGCGCGTTTGAACACATTGGGCGGGATGTGACGCTGGATGAGCTGGAACACGAGGTGATGAAAGACGATGTATTCTTTCGCTCATCGGGCGGTGGGGTCACGCTTTCCGGTGGGGAAGTGTTGATGCAGGCACCATTTGCGACGCAGCTTTTACGGAAGCTGCGTCACTACGGCGTACATACGGCCATCGAAACGGCGGGCGATGCGCCGTTGTCCCGCTTACTGCCTTTGGCGCGTCAGTGTGATGAAGTGCTGTTTGATGTGAAAATAATCGATGAGGAACAGGCGCGTTCACTGCTGGCAATGAATCTGCCCAGAGTGCTCAATAATTTTATGCAGCTGGTGGCGAAAGGGATAAACGTGATCCCCCGCGTACCGCTTATTCCGGGCTATACGCTCAGTGAAACGAACATGGCGCGCGTGCTGGCGTTTCTGCTACCTTCTGGAATACGGCAGCTGCATTTACTGCCGTTTCATCAGTACGGAGAGCCAAAATATCGCTTGCTGGGGCAGGAGTGGGGGATGCAGCAGGTGGTTCCTCCAACAGAAGAAGAGATTTCAGCAATGCGCCTGATGGCGGAACGTGAAGGATTCAACGTCACCGTAGGAGGTTGA
- the argB gene encoding acetylglutamate kinase: MMNPLIIKLGGVLLDSEEALERLFTALVNYRESHQRPLVIVHGGGCVVDELMKGLNLPVVKKNGLRVTPADQIDIITGALAGTANKTLLAWAKKHHIASVGLYLGDGDSVKVTQLDEALGHVGLAQPGSPKLINTLLEGGFLPVVSSIGVTEEGELMNVNADQAATALASTLGADLILLSDVSGILDGKGQRIAEMTAEKAEQLIDQGIITDGMIVKVNAALDAARTLGRPVDIASWRHAEQLPALFNGTPIGTRILA; encoded by the coding sequence ATGATGAACCCATTAATTATCAAACTCGGTGGTGTACTGCTGGACAGCGAAGAAGCGCTGGAGCGTCTGTTTACCGCGCTGGTGAACTATCGTGAATCACACCAACGTCCGCTGGTGATTGTACACGGCGGCGGCTGCGTGGTGGATGAGCTGATGAAAGGTCTCAACCTGCCGGTGGTAAAGAAGAACGGCCTGCGCGTGACGCCTGCCGACCAGATTGACATCATTACCGGCGCGCTGGCGGGCACGGCGAACAAAACGCTGCTGGCGTGGGCGAAGAAACACCACATCGCGTCCGTTGGCCTCTATCTGGGCGATGGCGACAGCGTAAAAGTGACCCAGCTCGACGAAGCGCTCGGCCACGTTGGACTCGCGCAGCCAGGTTCGCCTAAGCTGATTAACACCCTGCTGGAGGGCGGGTTCCTGCCGGTGGTGAGCTCCATCGGCGTGACCGAAGAGGGTGAGTTGATGAACGTCAACGCTGACCAGGCGGCAACCGCGCTGGCGTCAACGCTCGGCGCAGATCTTATCCTGCTCTCTGACGTGAGCGGTATTCTGGACGGTAAAGGACAGCGCATTGCGGAAATGACCGCCGAGAAAGCCGAGCAGCTGATTGACCAGGGTATTATCACCGACGGTATGATCGTCAAGGTGAATGCCGCGCTGGACGCCGCGCGCACGCTCGGCCGTCCCGTGGATATCGCCTCCTGGCGTCACGCGGAGCAGCTCCCGGCGCTGTTTAACGGCACGCCGATTGGCACGCGTATTCTGGCGTAA
- the argC gene encoding N-acetyl-gamma-glutamyl-phosphate reductase — protein sequence MLNTLIVGASGYAGAELVSYVNRHPHMTITALTVSAQSNDAGKLISDLHPWLKGIVDLPLQPMSDISAFTDGVDVVFLATAHEVSHDLAPQFLAAGCVVFDLSGAFRVNDGAFYEKYYGFTHQHPDLLEKAVYGLAEWSADKLKEANLIAVPGCYPTAAQLSLKPLIDAGLLDLNQWPVINATSGVSGAGRKAAISNSFCEVSLQPYGVFNHRHHPEITTHLGADVIFTPHLGSFPRGILETITCRLKPGVTKEQVAEVFTQAYADKPLVRLYDKGVPALKNVVGLPFCDIGFAVQGEHLIVVAAEDNLLKGAAAQAMQCANIRFGFPETQALI from the coding sequence ATGTTGAATACGCTGATTGTAGGCGCTAGCGGTTATGCGGGCGCAGAGCTTGTAAGCTACGTGAATCGCCATCCACATATGACCATAACCGCTTTGACCGTGTCAGCGCAAAGCAATGATGCAGGAAAGTTAATTTCCGATTTGCATCCGTGGCTTAAGGGCATTGTTGACCTTCCGCTGCAGCCGATGTCCGACATCAGCGCGTTCACCGACGGCGTTGACGTGGTGTTCTTAGCCACGGCGCACGAGGTCAGCCACGACCTGGCACCGCAGTTTCTGGCGGCCGGCTGCGTGGTGTTCGACCTCTCCGGCGCGTTTCGCGTCAACGACGGCGCGTTCTACGAAAAATATTACGGTTTCACCCATCAGCATCCGGATCTGCTTGAAAAAGCGGTGTACGGCCTGGCGGAGTGGAGCGCGGATAAGCTGAAAGAAGCGAATCTCATTGCCGTACCGGGCTGCTACCCGACGGCGGCGCAGCTTTCCCTGAAGCCGCTGATCGACGCGGGCCTGCTGGATCTAAACCAGTGGCCGGTGATCAACGCCACCAGCGGCGTAAGCGGAGCAGGGCGTAAGGCCGCTATCTCCAACAGCTTCTGCGAAGTCAGCCTTCAGCCATATGGCGTGTTTAATCACCGTCACCATCCTGAAATCACCACCCATCTTGGCGCGGACGTTATTTTCACCCCGCATCTGGGCAGCTTCCCGCGCGGGATCCTCGAAACTATTACCTGCCGCCTGAAGCCGGGCGTGACCAAAGAGCAGGTTGCTGAGGTCTTCACGCAGGCGTATGCGGATAAACCGCTGGTGCGCCTGTACGACAAAGGCGTGCCGGCGCTGAAAAACGTGGTCGGTCTGCCGTTCTGCGATATCGGTTTTGCCGTACAGGGTGAGCATCTCATCGTAGTGGCCGCAGAAGATAACTTACTCAAAGGCGCTGCCGCACAGGCAATGCAGTGCGCAAATATTCGTTTCGGCTTCCCTGAAACGCAGGCTCTTATTTAA